One window of the Plasmodium relictum strain SGS1 genome assembly, chromosome: 1 genome contains the following:
- the CYP81 gene encoding peptidyl-prolyl cis-trans isomerase, putative, which produces MGRKKYVYLEFSINTIILGKVYFELFNDEEIKKSTENFLNLCKGNKYHSIYSDEILSYKNCKVEKIKKNKCIKSGYLRNKITYENRVNSNLSKENKYEKLECIYGKSYKKEYSKRRHLNAGLLTMVEIEDKKYSSIFKITLNKVNKYNNKNIIIGRVIKNMHILRAIEIIPVTKNFMPKINVYISDCNEVSESFFKSDKISSRQLYIDNLFANLNEKKTNDDDDELEVEAEDDDKYFDSNNDDYVFGKFQSKKKKKKEITEKQKGIELLNKILSDIDNISKNKVPFRKSGEISFDNLKECINNTNEEKVSSDKISKQDIVENESEKENNKITNKDNSLIYSYEYNNLNKQMSEREKKLLNIQLKINQSKALNQMEVQREKLYGNSNNQMKKFREYLQYKQEKNLTIKNTIPQGKNKNESNKDINKNKGEENEENREEEEEEKKKEIELKEKEQNEDNEKNSKNEKIAESSDEENKKNYKLYNTSAVKVKSIMKKKKKKNAFDLDNDIDLYKKIKFNFSINRKIYDEKKKLFGDNFYGNNLLINDNSVCTENDKNKILEFCKKQEELRSKFSRKRNEENELFKNYINKRNKIYNKKLDRYFNKHTIEIRQNLERTI; this is translated from the coding sequence atgggaagaaaaaaatatgtatatttagaATTTTCAATAAATACAATTATTTTAGGAAAAGtttattttgaattatttaatgatgaagaaataaaaaaatcaacTGAAAACTTTTTAAACTTATGTAAAGGTAATAAATATCACAGTATTTATTCTGATGAAATTCTATCCTATAAAAATTGTAAAGtggaaaaaattaaaaaaaataaatgtataaaaagtggatatttaagaaataaaataacttaTGAAAATAGAGTAAATAGTAATTtatcaaaagaaaataaatatgaaaaactGGAATGTATATATGGAAAGTcgtataaaaaagaatattcaaAAAGAAGGCATTTAAATGCTGGGTTACTAACAATGGTAGAAATcgaagataaaaaatattcgtctatatttaaaattactttaaataaagtaaataaatataataataaaaatataattataggaagagttattaaaaatatgcatataCTAAGAGCAATAGAAATAATCCCTGTAACTAAGAATTTTATGCCTAAAATAAATGTTTATATTTCTGATTGCAATGAAGTAAGtgaatctttttttaaaagtgaTAAAATTTCATCAAGACAATTATATATTGATAATTTATTTgcaaatttaaatgaaaaaaaaactaatgaCGATGATGATGAGTTAGAGGTAGAGGCAGAGGATGATGACAAATATTTTGATAGTAATAATGATGATTATGTTTTTGGAAAATTtcaatcaaaaaaaaaaaaaaaaaaagaaattactGAAAAACAAAAAGGTATTGAATTGTTAAATAAGATTCTCTCAGATATAGataatatttctaaaaaCAAAGTTCCTTTTAGGAAAAGCGGTGAAATAAGTTTTGATAATTTGAAGGaatgtataaataatacCAATGAAGAGAAAGTTTCATCAGATAAAATTTCAAAACAAGATATAGTAGAGAATGAAAgtgaaaaggaaaataataaaataacaaataaagataattctcttatatattcatatgaGTACAATAacttaaacaaacaaatgtCAGAAAGAGAGAAAAAATTGCTAAATatacaattaaaaattaatcaaTCAAAAGCATTAAATCAAATGGAAGTTCAAAGAGAAAAGTTATATGGAAATTCTAACaatcaaatgaaaaaattcaGAGAATATTTACAATACAAGCAAGAGAAAAACCtaacaattaaaaatacaatccctcaaggaaaaaataagaatgaatctaataaagatataaataaaaataaaggtgaggaaaatgaagaaaatagagaggaagaagaagaagaaaaaaaaaaagagatagaactaaaagaaaaagaacaaaatgaggataatgaaaaaaatagtaaaaatgaaaaaatagcTGAAAGTAGTGAtgaagaaaacaaaaaaaattataaacttTATAATACCAGTGCAGTTAAagtaaaaagtataatgaaaaaaaaaaagaaaaaaaatgcttTTGATTTAGATAATGATATAGatttatataagaaaataaaatttaatttttctataaatagaaaaatatatgatgaaaagaaaaaattgtttggtgataatttttatggaaacaatttattaattaatgaTAACTCAGTATGTACAGAAAacgataaaaataaaattttagaaTTCTGCAAAAAACAAGAAGAATTAAGAAGTAAATTTagtagaaaaagaaatgaagaaaatgaattatttaaaaattatattaataaaagaaataaaatatacaataaaaaattagatcgttattttaataaacacACAATAGAAATAAGGCAAAATCTTGAAAgaacaatttaa